A genomic window from Acidobacteriota bacterium includes:
- a CDS encoding cytochrome b N-terminal domain-containing protein, which yields QIFTSIFRHKHDDTPRNRALGVLSNVFLHLHPAKINRDAVRYNYTWGMGGITFYLFIVLTFTGVLLMFYYHPTKVQAFRDVLYLEHDVPFGKLLRNMHRWAAHLMIIAVWLHMFRVFLTGSYKKPREFNWNVGVILLVLTLLLSFTGYLLPDDQLGFWAVTVGTNMARATPMLGHEGPFGPQLGMTPYNDVRFGLLGGSIVDANALLRAYIWHCIGIPIIASIFMIVHFWRVRKDGGISGPAPVILASEVKEARR from the coding sequence CAGATCTTCACCTCCATCTTCCGCCACAAGCACGACGACACGCCGCGCAACCGCGCGCTCGGCGTGCTCTCCAACGTGTTTCTGCACCTGCATCCGGCGAAGATCAATCGTGATGCGGTGCGCTACAACTACACCTGGGGCATGGGCGGCATCACCTTCTACCTCTTCATCGTGCTCACCTTCACCGGCGTGCTGCTGATGTTCTATTACCATCCGACGAAAGTGCAGGCCTTCCGCGACGTGCTCTACCTCGAGCACGACGTCCCCTTCGGCAAGTTGTTGCGCAACATGCATCGCTGGGCGGCCCACCTCATGATCATCGCGGTGTGGCTGCACATGTTCCGCGTCTTCCTCACCGGGTCGTACAAGAAGCCGCGCGAGTTCAACTGGAACGTGGGTGTGATCCTGCTGGTGCTGACCTTGCTGCTCTCCTTCACCGGCTACCTGCTGCCCGACGATCAGCTCGGTTTCTGGGCGGTGACGGTGGGAACGAACATGGCGCGCGCCACTCCCATGCTCGGACACGAAGGTCCGTTCGGGCCGCAGCTCGGCATGACGCCGTATAACGATGTCCGCTTCGGACTGCTGGGCGGTTCCATCGTGGACGCGAATGCGCTCCTGCGCGCATACATCTGGCACTGCATCGGCATTCCTATCATCGCCTCCATCTTCATGATCGTGCACTTCTGGCGAGTCCGTAAGGATGGCGGCATCAGCGGGCCGGCCCCAGTCATCCTGGCAAGCGAAGTCAAAGAGGCGAGGAGATAG
- a CDS encoding cytochrome C: MDWRQLWEISSTPDNVPIVALLPLVVFYCWLAWKQARANDVLIAQLESDPALAKTHHRKTYPWQPGWQKEIHVWPFLLRVEFLAAIIVTIILMIWSITLNAPMEEPANPNLTMNPAKAPWYFLGLQEMLVYFDPWIAGVVMPTLIIIGLMAIPYIDTNPLGSGYYTWKQRKFSISTFFFGFIVLWVSMIIIGTFIRGPGWLWFWPGQTWDHNKIVYEVNRDLPDLFGLTMQPWKGIFGAIVVGLYFIVGGLLLHTLFKRYNPKDYKRMSFLQYNTMMFLMLLMVSLPLKILLRLFPGLHIKYVWVTPWFNV; encoded by the coding sequence ATGGACTGGAGACAACTCTGGGAGATCTCGTCCACGCCCGACAACGTACCCATCGTGGCACTCTTGCCGCTGGTGGTCTTTTACTGCTGGCTGGCGTGGAAGCAGGCGCGCGCCAACGATGTGCTCATCGCGCAACTGGAAAGCGATCCCGCGCTCGCCAAGACGCACCACCGCAAGACCTATCCCTGGCAGCCGGGCTGGCAAAAAGAGATCCACGTGTGGCCGTTCCTGCTGCGGGTGGAGTTCCTCGCCGCCATCATCGTCACAATAATCTTGATGATCTGGTCCATCACGCTCAATGCGCCGATGGAAGAGCCGGCGAATCCGAACCTGACGATGAATCCGGCGAAAGCACCGTGGTACTTCCTCGGATTGCAGGAGATGCTGGTCTACTTCGATCCCTGGATCGCGGGCGTGGTCATGCCCACGCTCATCATCATCGGGCTGATGGCCATCCCGTATATAGATACCAACCCGCTCGGCTCCGGTTACTACACCTGGAAGCAGCGCAAGTTTTCCATCAGCACATTCTTCTTCGGCTTCATCGTGCTGTGGGTCTCGATGATCATCATCGGGACGTTCATCCGCGGCCCAGGATGGCTGTGGTTCTGGCCGGGACAGACGTGGGACCACAACAAGATCGTCTATGAGGTCAATCGTGACCTGCCCGACCTGTTCGGCCTGACCATGCAGCCGTGGAAGGGGATCTTCGGCGCCATCGTCGTGGGCCTGTATTTCATCGTCGGCGGGCTGCTGCTGCACACGCTGTTCAAGCGCTACAACCCGAAGGACTACAAGCGCATGAGCTTCCTGCAATACAACACCATGATGTTCCTCATGCTGCTGATGGTGTCGCTGCCGTTGAAGATCCTGTTGCGCTTGTTCCCCGGTTTGCACATCAAGTACGTCTGGGTCACGCCCTGGTTCAACGTTTGA